From the Rhodoferax sp. WC2427 genome, one window contains:
- a CDS encoding sugar phosphate isomerase/epimerase family protein, with amino-acid sequence MKDHAIQGFGMDTITLAGPLKAKLKAMVDAGFTQVMLKANDIVGHPDGMEAAVAEVKASGLRGTGFQVLRDFEGLSGHLHEYKIDIAKAMLQMCAALDCKVLLACSSTSPHATQDLDHIARDLRKLAMLAVPLGIRIAYEGLSWGRTVNEFTTAWDVVCRADCPNLGLGIDGYHIVAAKTPLDEIDYLDPSKIFLVQLADFMWQETKTFEERMTTARTYRVFPGEGVHSEQMVDLVLKLDRLGYRGDYSFEVFNDDYVNLPLPVVAARARKSALWLSEDVLRRSTPLPNDMRLKQRP; translated from the coding sequence ATGAAAGACCACGCCATCCAAGGCTTCGGCATGGACACCATCACCCTGGCCGGGCCGCTCAAGGCCAAGCTCAAGGCCATGGTGGATGCGGGCTTTACCCAGGTGATGCTCAAGGCCAACGACATCGTCGGCCACCCGGACGGCATGGAGGCGGCGGTGGCCGAGGTCAAGGCCAGCGGGCTGCGTGGCACCGGCTTTCAGGTGCTGCGCGACTTCGAGGGGCTGAGCGGCCACCTGCACGAGTACAAGATCGACATCGCCAAGGCCATGCTGCAGATGTGCGCCGCGCTGGACTGCAAGGTGCTGTTGGCCTGCTCCAGCACCTCGCCGCACGCCACCCAAGACCTGGACCACATTGCCCGCGACCTGCGCAAGCTGGCCATGCTGGCCGTGCCGCTGGGCATCCGCATCGCCTACGAGGGCCTGTCGTGGGGCCGCACGGTGAACGAATTCACCACCGCCTGGGACGTGGTCTGCCGCGCCGACTGCCCCAACCTGGGCCTGGGCATCGACGGCTACCACATCGTGGCCGCCAAGACCCCGCTGGACGAGATCGACTACCTGGACCCGAGCAAGATCTTCCTGGTGCAGCTGGCCGACTTCATGTGGCAGGAAACCAAGACCTTCGAGGAGCGCATGACCACCGCCCGCACCTACCGCGTGTTCCCCGGCGAGGGCGTGCACAGCGAGCAGATGGTGGACCTGGTGCTCAAGCTCGACCGCCTGGGCTACCGCGGCGACTACAGCTTTGAAGTGTTTAACGACGACTACGTCAACCTGCCCCTGCCGGTGGTGGCCGCCCGCGCCCGCAAGAGCGCGCTGTGGCTCAGCGAAGACGTGCTGCGCCGCTCCACCCCGCTGCCCAACGACATGCGGCTCAAGCAGCGGCCCTGA
- a CDS encoding ABC transporter ATP-binding protein, translating to MSQSLLKVTDLKKAYGAIQAVGGVSFEVQPGEIFGVIGPNGSGKTTLFNSMLGQITPDTGKIELNGEDVTQCGPLELNRRGIGRTFQTLQVFGKMSVRDNLIVAAQEHQGTMFSRMFAPSDSGLGQKADALIKRFRIEHVADKRAGELSYGQQKLVDIAMAFMSEPDLVLLDEPCAGVNPSLVGGISTLLKDLNRNPASGKKSSFVVIEHNMDFVMDLCHRIMVMVEGKVMAIGTPAEIRGNKQVLDAYLGA from the coding sequence ATGAGCCAGTCCCTTTTGAAAGTTACCGACCTGAAGAAGGCCTACGGTGCGATCCAGGCCGTGGGCGGTGTGAGCTTTGAAGTCCAACCCGGTGAGATCTTCGGCGTGATCGGCCCCAACGGCTCCGGCAAAACCACGCTGTTCAACAGCATGCTGGGCCAGATCACCCCGGACACCGGCAAGATCGAGCTCAACGGCGAGGACGTGACCCAGTGCGGCCCGCTGGAACTGAACCGCCGCGGCATTGGCCGCACCTTCCAGACCCTGCAGGTCTTCGGCAAGATGAGCGTACGCGACAACCTGATCGTCGCCGCGCAGGAGCACCAGGGCACGATGTTCAGCCGTATGTTCGCGCCCAGCGACTCGGGGCTGGGGCAGAAGGCCGACGCCCTCATCAAGCGCTTTCGCATCGAGCACGTGGCCGACAAACGCGCCGGTGAGCTCAGCTACGGCCAGCAAAAGCTGGTGGACATCGCCATGGCCTTCATGAGCGAGCCCGACCTGGTGCTGCTGGACGAGCCCTGCGCGGGCGTGAACCCCAGCCTGGTAGGCGGTATCTCCACCCTGCTGAAGGACCTGAACCGCAACCCCGCCAGCGGCAAGAAAAGCAGCTTCGTCGTGATCGAGCACAACATGGACTTCGTGATGGACCTGTGCCACCGCATCATGGTGATGGTGGAGGGCAAGGTGATGGCCATCGGCACACCGGCGGAGATTCGGGGGAATAAGCAGGTGCTGGATGCCTACCTGGGGGCCTAG
- a CDS encoding 4-hydroxyphenylpyruvate dioxygenase, protein MSDLLVNPGREPLQASFSDAANPLGLDGIEFIEYSTPKPQALGQVLEMMGFKPVARHRSREVQLYRQGGLNIVVNGHPTDAQGAGHGSESPVISAIALRVRDARAAYHYVRERGAWEVPTHAEVMELNIPAIHGAGGSRIYFVDRYKDFSIYDVDFIPIPSVNQKPEATAGLHFFGVVQYIGPERSYDWIEFYNALFGMSLIPDEERFGIMPKGSLLRSPALEPANGFMLQLIEPELNVIDTDERLQRIGLGVPDVLVAVKALRALGVEFVETQATHTESRGAITKTYLGSVVFELVHSEPAL, encoded by the coding sequence ATGAGTGATTTACTCGTCAATCCGGGTCGCGAGCCACTGCAGGCGTCGTTTAGCGATGCCGCCAACCCGCTGGGGCTGGACGGCATCGAGTTCATCGAATACTCCACGCCCAAACCGCAGGCCCTGGGCCAGGTGCTGGAGATGATGGGTTTCAAACCGGTGGCGCGGCACCGCTCGCGCGAGGTGCAGCTGTACCGCCAGGGCGGGCTGAACATCGTGGTCAACGGCCACCCCACCGACGCCCAAGGCGCGGGCCACGGTAGTGAGTCGCCGGTGATCTCGGCCATCGCGCTGCGGGTGCGTGATGCCCGTGCCGCCTACCACTACGTGCGCGAGCGCGGCGCCTGGGAGGTGCCCACCCACGCCGAGGTGATGGAGCTGAACATCCCCGCCATCCACGGCGCGGGCGGCAGCCGCATCTACTTTGTGGACCGCTACAAAGACTTCTCCATCTACGACGTGGATTTCATCCCGATCCCGTCGGTCAACCAAAAGCCCGAGGCCACTGCCGGGCTGCACTTCTTTGGCGTGGTGCAGTACATCGGCCCGGAGCGCAGCTACGACTGGATCGAGTTCTACAACGCCCTGTTTGGCATGTCCCTGATTCCCGACGAAGAGCGCTTTGGCATCATGCCCAAGGGCAGCCTGCTGCGCAGCCCGGCGCTGGAGCCCGCCAACGGCTTCATGCTGCAGCTCATCGAGCCCGAGCTCAACGTGATCGACACCGACGAGCGCCTGCAGCGCATCGGCCTGGGGGTGCCCGACGTGCTGGTGGCGGTGAAGGCCCTGCGCGCGCTAGGCGTGGAGTTTGTGGAAACGCAGGCCACCCACACCGAAAGCCGGGGCGCGATCACCAAGACCTACCTGGGCTCGGTGGTGTTTGAACTGGTCCACAGCGAGCCAGCCTTATGA
- the fumC gene encoding class II fumarate hydratase has protein sequence MNTRTERDTFGPIEVPADRLWGAQTQRSLQNFDISGEQQPREIIRALALVKRASAVVNQALGLQDAAKTQAIAIAADEVIAGLHPGEFPLVVWQTGSGTQTNMNVNEVLANRASELLGGERGEGRLVHPNDDVNRSQSSNDVFPTAMHVAAVDAITHRLLPAIGKLRATLAQKSADFDGIVKIGRTHLQDATPLTLGQEFSGYVAQLDHGARHVQAALPHLCELALGGTAVGTGLNAPKGYAEAAAQELARLTGLPFVTAPNKFEALASVDALVHAHGALKTLAASLMKIANDVRWLASGPRSGIGELSIPENEPGSSIMPGKVNPTQSEAVTMLAAQVFGNDVAINFGGASGNFELNVFRPMVAHNFLQSVRLLADGMVSFNDHCAVGIEPNRERITALVNSSLMLVTALNTHIGYDKAAYIAKKAHKDGSSLREAAVASGHVTGEQFDQWVVPGDMVGR, from the coding sequence ATGAACACCCGTACCGAACGCGACACCTTTGGCCCCATCGAAGTCCCCGCCGACCGGCTGTGGGGTGCGCAGACGCAGCGCTCGCTGCAGAACTTCGATATCTCCGGCGAACAGCAGCCGCGCGAAATCATCCGGGCGCTGGCGCTGGTGAAGCGGGCCTCGGCCGTGGTCAACCAGGCGCTGGGCCTGCAGGACGCAGCCAAGACCCAGGCCATCGCCATCGCCGCCGATGAGGTGATCGCGGGCCTGCATCCCGGCGAGTTCCCGTTGGTGGTGTGGCAAACCGGCTCGGGCACGCAGACCAACATGAACGTCAACGAGGTGCTGGCCAACCGCGCCAGCGAGTTGCTGGGCGGCGAGCGCGGGGAAGGGCGCCTAGTGCACCCCAACGACGACGTGAACCGCAGCCAGTCCAGCAACGACGTGTTCCCCACCGCCATGCACGTGGCGGCGGTGGATGCCATCACCCACCGGCTGCTGCCCGCGATCGGCAAGCTGCGTGCCACGCTGGCGCAAAAGTCGGCAGATTTCGACGGCATCGTGAAGATTGGCCGCACCCATTTGCAAGATGCCACCCCGCTCACCCTGGGGCAGGAGTTTTCAGGCTACGTGGCCCAGCTGGACCACGGCGCGCGCCACGTCCAGGCGGCCTTGCCGCACCTGTGCGAGCTGGCGCTGGGCGGCACCGCAGTGGGCACCGGGCTGAACGCGCCCAAGGGCTACGCCGAAGCGGCGGCGCAGGAGTTGGCCCGGCTGACCGGTTTGCCATTTGTCACCGCGCCCAACAAGTTCGAGGCCCTCGCTTCGGTGGACGCGCTGGTGCATGCCCACGGCGCCCTCAAGACCCTGGCCGCCAGCCTGATGAAGATCGCCAACGACGTGCGCTGGCTGGCCAGCGGCCCGCGCAGCGGCATCGGTGAGCTCAGCATTCCCGAGAACGAGCCCGGCTCATCCATCATGCCCGGCAAGGTCAACCCCACGCAGAGCGAGGCCGTCACCATGCTGGCCGCCCAGGTGTTTGGCAACGACGTGGCCATCAACTTCGGCGGCGCGTCTGGCAATTTCGAGCTGAATGTGTTCCGCCCCATGGTGGCGCACAACTTTCTGCAAAGCGTGCGCCTGCTGGCCGACGGCATGGTCAGCTTCAACGACCACTGCGCCGTGGGTATCGAACCCAACCGCGAGCGCATCACCGCCCTGGTCAACAGCTCGCTGATGCTGGTGACCGCGCTCAATACCCACATCGGCTACGACAAGGCCGCGTATATCGCCAAAAAAGCCCACAAGGACGGCAGCAGCCTGCGCGAAGCCGCCGTGGCTTCCGGCCACGTGACCGGCGAGCAGTTCGACCAGTGGGTGGTGCCGGGGGACATGGTGGGGCGCTGA
- a CDS encoding alpha/beta fold hydrolase: MPTTEIALLRARATQHVTLFGKARTHWNSWGQPGSQPPVLLLHGGSGSWTHWLRNIQSLVDAGRQVWVPDLPGFGDSDVPPGGAGRDADAMHAPLQLGLQQLVGDAAVDVVGFSFGSMVGGFLAQVYPSRVARLVIVGAPALGLVQRNTVPLKAWTHLTDPAAQAVQHRHNLRALMLFDPAGVDDDTLAMHIANVRRDRIPGRRLSYTDVLAKALQQVRCPVWAIYGREDALYEGRVDELAAALQAAPTFQSLQLVEKAGHWVQYEQADAFNAALLQTLEAKPA; encoded by the coding sequence GTGCCCACTACCGAAATCGCCCTCCTGCGCGCCCGCGCCACCCAGCACGTCACCCTGTTTGGCAAAGCCCGCACCCATTGGAACAGCTGGGGCCAACCCGGCAGCCAGCCGCCCGTGCTGTTATTGCACGGCGGCAGCGGCAGCTGGACGCACTGGCTGCGCAACATCCAAAGCCTGGTCGATGCCGGGCGGCAGGTGTGGGTGCCCGACCTGCCCGGCTTTGGCGACTCCGATGTGCCCCCCGGAGGTGCCGGCAGGGACGCCGACGCCATGCACGCGCCACTGCAGCTGGGCTTGCAGCAGCTGGTGGGAGACGCCGCAGTGGACGTGGTGGGCTTCTCGTTTGGCAGCATGGTGGGCGGCTTTCTGGCCCAGGTCTATCCCAGCCGTGTGGCCCGCCTGGTCATCGTCGGTGCACCGGCCCTGGGCCTGGTGCAACGCAATACCGTCCCCCTCAAAGCCTGGACGCACCTGACCGACCCCGCAGCCCAGGCCGTCCAGCACCGCCACAACCTGCGCGCGCTGATGCTGTTCGACCCGGCCGGTGTGGATGACGACACCTTGGCCATGCACATTGCCAACGTGCGGCGCGACCGCATCCCCGGTCGGCGTTTGTCGTACACCGATGTGCTGGCCAAAGCCCTGCAGCAGGTTCGCTGCCCGGTGTGGGCCATCTATGGGCGCGAAGATGCCCTGTACGAGGGCCGGGTAGACGAGCTGGCCGCCGCGCTGCAGGCCGCGCCTACCTTCCAGTCGCTGCAACTGGTAGAAAAGGCCGGCCACTGGGTGCAGTACGAGCAGGCCGATGCGTTCAATGCCGCACTGCTCCAGACCTTGGAGGCCAAGCCTGCCTAG
- a CDS encoding ABC transporter ATP-binding protein codes for MSDTCIEFNDVVAGYKDFMILNNLSFKAQTGSITLLLGPNGAGKSTVLKTLFGLLKPRQGSIKLYGENIIGLTQKELLAKGIAFVPQGRNLFGQLTVWQNLELGGITIGKELTHQRIPEVLEFFPRVKQRMDSMASSLSGGEQKQLEIGRALLLRPKVILIDEPSIGLSPMVVGDVFKLLRTLADQGTTVLMVEQNVKSALKISDEAIALESGRLVLQKPASELLADPHIERLFLGGAHAAPAQAAI; via the coding sequence ATGAGCGACACCTGCATCGAATTCAACGACGTAGTAGCCGGGTACAAGGACTTCATGATCCTGAACAACCTGAGCTTCAAGGCCCAGACCGGCTCCATCACTCTGCTGCTCGGCCCTAACGGTGCGGGCAAATCGACGGTGCTGAAGACGCTGTTTGGCCTGCTCAAGCCGCGCCAGGGCAGCATCAAGCTGTACGGCGAGAACATCATTGGCCTGACGCAAAAAGAGCTGCTGGCCAAGGGCATTGCCTTTGTGCCGCAGGGGCGCAACCTGTTTGGCCAGCTCACGGTGTGGCAGAACCTGGAGCTGGGCGGCATCACCATTGGCAAAGAGCTGACGCACCAGCGTATCCCCGAGGTGCTGGAATTCTTTCCGCGCGTCAAGCAGCGCATGGACAGCATGGCCTCCAGCCTGTCGGGTGGCGAGCAGAAGCAGCTGGAGATTGGCCGCGCCCTGCTGCTGCGCCCCAAGGTCATCCTGATTGACGAGCCCAGCATCGGCCTGTCGCCCATGGTGGTGGGCGATGTGTTCAAACTGCTACGCACACTGGCCGACCAGGGCACCACCGTGCTGATGGTGGAACAAAACGTGAAAAGTGCGCTCAAAATATCCGACGAAGCCATTGCGCTGGAGTCGGGCCGCCTGGTATTGCAAAAACCGGCATCCGAATTGCTTGCAGACCCGCATATTGAGCGCCTATTTTTGGGTGGAGCGCATGCTGCACCAGCACAAGCAGCTATTTAA
- a CDS encoding cation diffusion facilitator family transporter, which translates to MHDLNHVHDDSEDTEHTPAQRAAAASRSTWVSVAVNLGLTVLQIAAGIFSKSQGLIADGVHSLSDLVADFVVLLASHHSKKDADTDHPYGHQRFETAASLVLGLLLLAVGAGMLWSAASKLQAPEAIAQVHVLALCVAGGALVAKELLFRYMLAVAKRVKSSMLVANAWHARSDAASSLVVGIGIIGNLAGYPLLDPIAALIVGFMVSKMGWGFAWDALHDLMDRAVDEAEVDAIRQTLQATPGVRGVHDLHTRKMGDMVVADAHIEVDATLSVEAGHEIAVMARQRVLQRHRVLNLMTHIDPWRRPDRDHTGA; encoded by the coding sequence ATGCATGACCTGAACCACGTCCACGACGACAGCGAAGACACCGAACACACCCCCGCCCAGCGGGCTGCCGCCGCCTCGCGCAGCACCTGGGTCAGCGTGGCCGTCAACCTGGGGCTGACCGTGCTGCAGATCGCGGCGGGTATCTTCTCCAAATCCCAGGGCCTGATCGCCGACGGCGTGCATTCGCTGTCCGATCTGGTGGCCGACTTCGTGGTACTGCTGGCCAGCCACCACAGCAAAAAAGACGCCGACACCGACCACCCCTACGGCCACCAGCGCTTTGAAACCGCCGCCTCGCTGGTGCTGGGCCTGTTGTTGCTGGCCGTGGGCGCGGGCATGCTGTGGTCGGCCGCCAGCAAGCTGCAAGCCCCCGAAGCCATTGCCCAGGTGCATGTGCTGGCCCTGTGCGTGGCCGGTGGCGCGCTGGTGGCCAAGGAGCTGCTGTTTCGCTACATGCTGGCCGTGGCCAAGCGGGTCAAATCCAGCATGCTGGTGGCCAACGCCTGGCATGCCCGCTCCGACGCGGCCTCGTCCCTGGTGGTGGGCATTGGCATCATCGGCAACCTGGCGGGCTACCCGCTGCTGGACCCGATCGCCGCGCTGATCGTGGGCTTCATGGTGTCCAAAATGGGCTGGGGCTTTGCCTGGGATGCGCTGCACGACCTGATGGACCGGGCCGTCGACGAAGCCGAGGTGGACGCCATCCGCCAGACCCTGCAAGCCACGCCTGGCGTGCGCGGCGTGCACGACCTGCACACCCGCAAAATGGGCGACATGGTGGTGGCCGACGCGCACATCGAGGTCGATGCCACGCTGAGCGTGGAGGCCGGGCACGAGATTGCCGTCATGGCGCGCCAGCGGGTGCTGCAGCGGCACCGGGTGCTGAACCTGATGACCCACATTGACCCCTGGCGGCGGCCCGACCGGGACCACACCGGCGCATGA
- a CDS encoding TetR/AcrR family transcriptional regulator produces MNASAPAKKPEPRTNDPERTQADILTVATREFSEKGFAGARVDLIAEATRTSKRMIYYYFGSKEGLYLKVLEDAYGRIRQTESALRLEDLEPVEALRTLVRFTVDYERTHPDFIRLVMNENIQRGASLARSTTIQQRNATAIDGIKAVYQRGVAAGVFRPGLDPVDLHMSISALSFFNVSNRHTFALIFQRDMDSPEAVAQRRENVVEMLLRYVSV; encoded by the coding sequence ATGAACGCGTCTGCCCCCGCCAAGAAACCCGAACCCCGCACCAACGACCCCGAGCGCACCCAGGCCGACATCCTCACCGTAGCCACCCGCGAGTTCTCTGAAAAAGGCTTTGCCGGGGCCCGCGTCGACCTGATTGCCGAAGCCACGCGCACCAGCAAGCGCATGATCTACTACTACTTTGGGAGCAAGGAAGGCTTGTACCTGAAGGTGCTGGAAGATGCCTACGGCCGCATCCGCCAGACCGAGAGCGCGCTGCGGCTGGAGGACCTGGAGCCCGTCGAGGCCCTGCGCACCCTGGTCCGTTTCACGGTGGACTACGAGCGCACCCACCCCGACTTCATCCGCCTGGTGATGAACGAAAACATCCAGCGCGGTGCCTCCCTGGCCCGCAGCACCACCATCCAGCAGCGCAACGCCACCGCCATCGACGGCATCAAGGCGGTCTACCAGCGCGGCGTGGCCGCAGGGGTGTTCCGCCCCGGCCTGGACCCGGTAGACCTGCACATGTCGATCAGCGCCCTGAGCTTCTTCAACGTCTCCAACCGCCACACCTTCGCCCTGATCTTCCAGCGCGACATGGACAGCCCCGAAGCCGTGGCCCAGCGCCGGGAGAACGTGGTGGAGATGCTGCTGCGGTATGTGAGCGTGTAG